The Oceaniferula flava genome has a window encoding:
- a CDS encoding penicillin-binding transpeptidase domain-containing protein, translating into MVLPGAAQTAAEETSEVPTVAAAVTPPIEEAVSEPRSAGLGGSLRVRPDARTMTLSIPAPRGLITDRNGEPFAQTKVVWYPALKFSQFEKADRAFVVDWARKRIAQANELFDIDWQVKDEELWQHYRHRRWMAMPYTRVVSEKEKESLESELITGLIFHPVYLRSYPQHDAGAHMIGYVGSSGKLEKGPINYGDPIFERSEGRAGLEKIYNDILTGKEGLLRMDFEADGTEALRKYERRPRPGGTVVTTLDMAWQKEAEKVLKKYCSRGAFVVIDIHTGEVLAMASRPGFDLNDFIPFISTDQYAKLRDDPGTPLFARSYQGAYPPASTFKPIVAVTALTNGDVRDDTLIDCPAKIKIGNHWFHNWSKVPEGRINVKRAIARSCNPWFYKVGIQTGPTAFLSVASRLGFGSKTGLPLIGETEGLIPTHQWMIKNHGRKLMDGDTANLSIGQGVMLASPLQVAQGMAGIANGGALPKLRLVKQVQDVSGRVLVSNDPERRNYLNLDPDAVATVQEGMMQVVHASYGTGKRASLSYTVLCGKTGTAQWGPPSKEQRLAWFAGFFPIENPRYAFAALYEGKPHETLSGGRKAAPMVRSFFEHFKKDIKKAIAPPPKAMVIDEGDDDGGVEVDDEGMLDTDSAPKVILVEEDEGLVPSEAEPRPLRAEVVEEDPQDTPAVEDEPTVEPPRPRAIPVEEDE; encoded by the coding sequence ATGGTGTTGCCTGGAGCCGCACAGACGGCGGCAGAGGAAACCAGCGAGGTCCCCACGGTGGCAGCAGCTGTCACTCCGCCGATCGAAGAAGCCGTCAGCGAACCTCGCTCCGCAGGGCTGGGCGGCTCCCTTCGCGTGCGACCCGATGCCCGCACCATGACGCTGTCCATCCCGGCCCCACGAGGGCTGATTACCGATCGGAATGGAGAGCCATTTGCGCAGACCAAGGTGGTTTGGTATCCGGCGCTGAAATTTTCCCAATTTGAAAAAGCCGACCGCGCTTTTGTGGTCGACTGGGCACGGAAACGGATCGCCCAGGCCAACGAACTGTTCGACATCGATTGGCAGGTGAAAGATGAAGAACTTTGGCAGCACTATCGCCACCGCCGTTGGATGGCGATGCCCTACACGCGAGTCGTTTCCGAAAAGGAAAAAGAAAGCCTGGAGAGCGAGCTCATAACGGGGCTGATTTTTCACCCGGTTTATCTGCGCAGCTACCCTCAACACGATGCGGGGGCACACATGATTGGTTATGTCGGCAGTTCTGGAAAGTTGGAAAAAGGACCGATCAACTACGGCGATCCAATCTTTGAGCGAAGTGAAGGCCGTGCTGGGCTGGAAAAGATCTACAACGACATCCTCACCGGCAAAGAAGGTTTGCTGCGGATGGACTTTGAAGCAGACGGCACCGAAGCCTTGAGAAAATACGAGCGTCGCCCACGACCGGGGGGAACCGTGGTGACCACCCTCGATATGGCTTGGCAAAAGGAAGCGGAGAAGGTGCTGAAGAAGTATTGCTCGCGTGGCGCCTTTGTCGTGATCGATATCCACACGGGCGAAGTTCTGGCCATGGCCTCTCGTCCAGGTTTCGACCTCAACGATTTCATTCCATTCATCAGCACGGATCAATATGCGAAGCTCCGCGATGATCCAGGCACGCCGCTTTTTGCCCGCTCTTACCAAGGGGCCTACCCGCCCGCCTCGACCTTTAAACCCATCGTGGCGGTCACGGCGCTGACGAATGGTGACGTCAGAGATGACACCTTGATCGACTGTCCGGCTAAAATTAAGATCGGCAACCACTGGTTTCACAACTGGAGCAAGGTTCCGGAAGGACGAATCAACGTGAAGCGCGCAATTGCCAGATCTTGCAACCCATGGTTCTACAAAGTGGGTATTCAGACCGGACCCACCGCCTTCCTCTCTGTGGCCAGTCGGCTCGGATTTGGTTCAAAAACCGGACTGCCTCTGATCGGTGAGACCGAGGGGCTTATCCCAACGCACCAGTGGATGATAAAAAATCACGGCCGTAAATTGATGGACGGCGACACCGCGAACTTATCGATTGGCCAGGGGGTGATGTTAGCCTCACCTCTGCAAGTCGCTCAAGGGATGGCAGGCATTGCGAATGGTGGAGCTCTCCCCAAGCTGCGACTTGTCAAACAGGTGCAGGACGTCAGCGGGCGCGTGCTGGTTTCCAACGATCCGGAACGCCGCAATTACCTGAATCTCGATCCGGACGCAGTGGCAACCGTGCAAGAGGGAATGATGCAGGTGGTGCACGCCAGCTACGGCACCGGCAAGCGCGCCAGTCTCAGCTACACGGTGCTCTGCGGCAAAACAGGCACCGCACAGTGGGGCCCACCCAGCAAGGAGCAACGACTGGCCTGGTTTGCCGGATTTTTCCCCATCGAGAACCCTCGTTATGCCTTTGCCGCTCTCTACGAAGGAAAACCTCACGAAACCTTGAGTGGTGGCCGCAAGGCGGCGCCGATGGTGCGCAGCTTCTTTGAGCACTTTAAGAAAGACATCAAAAAAGCCATCGCTCCACCACCGAAGGCCATGGTGATCGATGAAGGCGACGATGATGGCGGCGTGGAGGTTGACGATGAAGGCATGCTGGATACCGATTCCGCGCCGAAGGTGATTCTCGTGGAGGAAGACGAAGGGCTTGTTCCCAGCGAAGCTGAGCCACGCCCGCTGCGCGCTGAAGTGGTGGAGGAAGACCCTCAGGATACTCCAGCCGTTGAGGACGAACCGACGGTTGAACCGCCGCGGCCACGTGCCATTCCCGTTGAAGAGGATGAGTAG
- a CDS encoding GDSL-type esterase/lipase family protein has protein sequence MTQQQKSSLWAQLALAIMMLTHLQAAPLKIMTIGDSLTEEYYYEFPFSAPSSTPLLGFANTMNWVEILSQQRSADLDFGDYESEWPFGYSDWRQAGHEYNFGIPGYDTEMWMTVLDPLSSDDYLLSYRTLVAMRDLYSDMDVVVIMVGGNDVNFQYSDLYDATPGDAFSVSFIDGVITNLTALVDEVRGYDSSVPIVLANVPDLGATPDIILDHPDATKRANASAIVNNLNAAVSALAANRGLTLAPISDLTDQLLSSDPIYIGAHQMIKDKDPDEDNRPHYLFCWKGLHPSTNGQSVIANILIDAINTATSSSIESLQSREILSDLMDLDPDQLYLDWATAQGLTDSSMNADADRDGIPNIGEYLLDLNPLVVNTDHYASLGNIGGEDFLTMDYSLNEDAQRLVTAEVKYSTDLVDWDSLPSGALIDLGSNSYQVQLPIDELSADHAFMRMEFSLQP, from the coding sequence ATGACTCAACAGCAAAAATCCTCGCTCTGGGCTCAACTCGCCCTTGCCATCATGATGCTGACTCATCTGCAAGCGGCTCCGCTGAAGATCATGACCATTGGCGACAGCTTGACGGAAGAGTATTACTACGAGTTCCCATTCTCAGCGCCCTCCTCCACTCCATTGCTAGGATTTGCGAACACCATGAACTGGGTGGAAATCCTCTCCCAGCAAAGATCTGCAGACCTTGACTTTGGCGATTATGAATCCGAGTGGCCATTTGGCTACTCCGATTGGCGACAGGCCGGACACGAATACAACTTCGGCATCCCTGGTTACGATACCGAAATGTGGATGACTGTGCTAGACCCTCTTAGCTCTGACGATTACCTACTCTCTTACCGAACTCTTGTGGCAATGCGCGACCTCTACTCCGATATGGACGTGGTGGTCATCATGGTCGGCGGCAATGATGTGAATTTTCAATACAGTGATCTCTATGACGCTACGCCAGGTGATGCCTTTTCCGTGAGCTTCATCGATGGGGTGATCACGAACCTGACCGCCTTGGTGGATGAAGTCCGAGGCTACGACAGCTCCGTCCCCATTGTCCTCGCCAATGTGCCGGACTTGGGGGCGACACCTGACATTATCTTGGATCACCCGGATGCAACCAAACGAGCCAATGCGTCGGCCATCGTCAACAACCTCAATGCCGCAGTTTCCGCACTGGCCGCCAACCGAGGCCTCACGTTGGCTCCTATATCAGACCTCACGGACCAGCTATTATCATCAGACCCGATTTACATTGGAGCTCATCAGATGATCAAAGACAAGGACCCTGATGAGGATAACCGGCCACATTATTTATTTTGCTGGAAAGGACTCCACCCCTCCACCAATGGACAGTCGGTGATCGCCAATATCCTGATCGACGCCATCAACACGGCGACCAGCAGCAGTATCGAATCGTTACAAAGCCGTGAAATCCTCTCCGATCTCATGGACTTGGACCCCGATCAGCTGTATCTTGACTGGGCTACCGCACAAGGGCTGACGGACAGCAGTATGAATGCCGATGCTGATCGTGACGGCATCCCTAACATCGGTGAATATCTCCTAGACCTCAATCCCTTGGTGGTGAACACCGACCACTATGCCTCGCTGGGAAATATCGGAGGGGAAGATTTTCTGACCATGGATTACAGCCTCAATGAAGACGCCCAACGACTAGTCACCGCGGAAGTAAAATACTCCACGGATCTGGTCGACTGGGACAGCTTACCCAGTGGAGCCTTGATCGATCTCGGCAGTAACAGCTACCAAGTCCAACTCCCCATCGATGAGCTCTCCGCTGACCATGCATTCATGCGCATGGAGTTCAGCCTACAACCCTAG
- a CDS encoding DUF502 domain-containing protein, whose product MRRWMGLLLTGLAAVVPVVGTIWLLVLIYKILLSVGDHMIGLSLKALNLLRSGEDLTSEHFAFYGSNFVRFLIPVMLLFLIGFAVANTPGRRVLHWMNSAMERIPYLGFIYSALKQFVDALRNLGGDRKFKSAAYVEYPSPGCRMLGFVTGNYHDAQTGKDVTTVFLPTSPNPMTGFIVIIDDDKVQDSEMTLEEASKMILSAGLVAPASFNQEIK is encoded by the coding sequence ATGCGAAGATGGATGGGCTTGCTTTTGACTGGACTGGCCGCCGTCGTCCCGGTGGTCGGCACCATCTGGCTGCTGGTATTAATTTACAAAATCCTGCTGAGCGTGGGCGACCACATGATCGGTCTGTCGCTCAAGGCACTGAACTTGCTGCGATCCGGTGAGGACTTGACCTCCGAGCACTTTGCCTTCTACGGCTCGAACTTCGTGCGTTTCTTGATCCCGGTGATGCTCTTGTTCCTGATTGGCTTTGCCGTGGCGAACACCCCCGGCAGGAGAGTCTTGCACTGGATGAACTCGGCGATGGAGCGGATTCCCTATCTTGGCTTTATCTACTCGGCCTTGAAACAATTTGTCGATGCCCTGCGGAACCTCGGTGGCGATCGTAAATTCAAAAGTGCGGCGTATGTGGAATACCCCAGCCCAGGCTGCCGGATGTTAGGCTTCGTCACAGGGAATTATCACGATGCGCAAACTGGCAAGGATGTCACCACCGTGTTCCTGCCCACCAGCCCCAACCCCATGACCGGGTTTATTGTGATCATTGATGATGACAAGGTGCAGGACAGTGAGATGACTCTGGAAGAGGCCAGCAAGATGATTCTATCAGCCGGCTTGGTGGCTCCTGCCTCGTTCAATCAGGAGATCAAATAA
- the dusB gene encoding tRNA dihydrouridine synthase DusB, with protein MSSLPWFSDNKFPLYLAPMAGVTDVVFRSICKELGADVMVTEFVSAEGIIRQDDRTRKYTEFTDGQRPCGVQLFGGDGERMGEAAKKIIDWKQPDFIDINFGCPVNKVVAKNGGSSLLKCCDSLASVASGVAKAVGDQVPVTAKIRIGWDEKNINAPEVCRILQEEGMQAISIHGRTRAQGYRGEANWDVIDACAREVSVPVVGNGDICSGEDVKLRRETTAVSGVMIGRAAMQNPWVFREAKHYLTTGEHPEPVAVTERWKMIIRHCSMAMESDRYGNERQTIMAMRSRLMTYCKGFPGAKPLRQRLCTVSSLQEVKDVAAEYLQELCEA; from the coding sequence ATGTCCAGCCTCCCTTGGTTCTCCGATAACAAATTTCCCCTCTACCTCGCCCCGATGGCTGGGGTCACTGACGTGGTGTTCCGCAGCATCTGCAAAGAGCTCGGAGCCGATGTCATGGTGACGGAATTTGTTTCCGCCGAGGGCATCATCCGCCAAGACGACCGAACACGGAAATACACCGAGTTCACCGACGGTCAACGCCCCTGTGGCGTGCAGCTGTTCGGCGGTGATGGCGAACGCATGGGCGAGGCTGCTAAGAAAATCATCGACTGGAAACAGCCGGACTTCATCGACATCAACTTCGGCTGCCCCGTCAATAAGGTGGTGGCCAAAAATGGTGGTTCATCCCTGCTGAAATGCTGTGACTCGCTCGCCAGCGTGGCCTCAGGCGTGGCCAAAGCGGTAGGCGATCAAGTCCCCGTCACCGCCAAGATTCGCATTGGCTGGGATGAAAAAAACATCAACGCCCCTGAAGTCTGCCGCATCCTCCAAGAGGAAGGCATGCAGGCGATCTCCATTCACGGCCGCACCCGCGCCCAAGGATACCGCGGCGAGGCGAACTGGGATGTCATCGACGCCTGCGCTCGCGAGGTCTCCGTCCCGGTGGTTGGAAATGGCGACATCTGCTCTGGAGAAGACGTTAAATTACGCCGTGAAACCACCGCCGTTTCCGGTGTGATGATCGGTCGCGCCGCGATGCAGAATCCATGGGTCTTCCGCGAAGCCAAGCACTACCTCACCACCGGAGAACACCCGGAGCCGGTGGCCGTCACCGAGCGATGGAAGATGATTATCCGCCACTGCAGCATGGCCATGGAATCGGATCGCTACGGCAATGAGCGGCAAACTATCATGGCCATGCGCTCCCGCCTGATGACCTACTGCAAAGGATTCCCCGGCGCTAAACCTCTGCGTCAGCGGCTCTGCACCGTGTCCTCCCTGCAAGAGGTCAAGGACGTCGCTGCGGAGTATTTGCAAGAACTCTGCGAAGCCTGA
- a CDS encoding DUF4230 domain-containing protein: METVDEATAESTPREATKDRVVVKKSRASWIWALFGGLSLLTVAGFASFYYFVSKPTTAPVHQLAEALSGVFGTEVTVHGSTAVLEKSEIGELALVQRKTQAITKFETTWMGSNKLLIVRGDFLVKAGFDLTEGGQWGILEGKVEGDLPQGKVLSCEPIGDLEIYYAESGTLNRLSPEDHASAFNYLKNQARRDAERSDIGKEAEQVMLRRINDRLSGEIKEGQWKNQLP, translated from the coding sequence ATGGAAACTGTCGATGAGGCTACGGCCGAAAGCACCCCCCGTGAGGCGACCAAGGACCGCGTGGTGGTGAAAAAATCGCGAGCGTCGTGGATCTGGGCCCTGTTCGGTGGGCTTTCGCTGCTAACAGTAGCCGGCTTTGCGAGCTTCTACTATTTCGTCTCCAAGCCGACGACAGCCCCGGTCCATCAGCTTGCCGAGGCTTTGTCCGGCGTTTTTGGCACTGAAGTGACCGTGCACGGCTCCACCGCCGTTTTGGAAAAGTCTGAGATTGGTGAGCTCGCGCTGGTGCAGCGGAAAACCCAAGCGATCACCAAATTTGAAACCACCTGGATGGGGAGCAACAAGCTGCTGATCGTGCGCGGTGATTTCCTGGTGAAAGCCGGCTTCGACCTGACCGAAGGTGGCCAGTGGGGGATTCTCGAGGGAAAGGTGGAGGGCGATTTGCCGCAGGGGAAGGTTCTCAGCTGTGAACCGATCGGCGATCTAGAAATCTACTACGCCGAGAGCGGAACGCTGAATCGGCTCAGCCCCGAGGATCATGCCTCGGCCTTCAATTACTTAAAAAATCAAGCCCGCCGCGATGCCGAGCGCAGCGATATCGGTAAGGAGGCCGAACAAGTGATGCTGCGCCGGATCAACGATCGCTTAAGCGGGGAGATAAAAGAAGGGCAGTGGAAAAACCAGCTGCCCTAA
- a CDS encoding type IV pilus twitching motility protein PilT, with translation MAEIDALFSNLVETGGSDLHLTEGEYPKTRVHGAVSVIPDTELLTHDRIHRLLKEICDPKAWEIYMETGDLDFAYSMDEKSRFRCNYLKQRNGLSAVFRLIPTEIASLEDLNIPAVIKQFGHMRSGLVLVTGPTGSGKSTTLAALIDYINSNFNRHIVTIEEPIEFVHRNKKSIITQREVPIQTPSFADGLRAVLREDADIVLVGEMRDLETISLALTAAETGLLVFGTLHTNNARKTVDRIVDVFPADQQSQVRTMLAASLRGVVAQLLMKRCDKPGRAAVNEIMFANTAVSAIIREGATQKLYDVIIGGKAEGMQFMDEAIWDKLQSGMVTPQEAYMKAIDKTRFKKFLPQDLAHLGDASGDSPLEH, from the coding sequence ATGGCCGAAATCGACGCCCTATTCAGCAACCTTGTGGAAACCGGAGGATCTGACCTTCACCTCACCGAAGGCGAATACCCCAAGACCCGTGTGCACGGTGCAGTCTCCGTCATCCCCGACACGGAGCTGCTCACTCACGATCGCATCCACCGCCTGCTCAAGGAAATCTGCGATCCCAAAGCGTGGGAAATCTACATGGAAACCGGCGACCTGGACTTTGCCTACTCCATGGATGAAAAGTCCCGCTTCCGCTGTAACTACCTGAAACAACGTAACGGACTCTCCGCGGTGTTCCGTCTGATCCCTACGGAGATCGCCAGCTTGGAAGACCTCAACATTCCTGCGGTGATCAAGCAGTTTGGTCACATGCGCTCAGGCCTGGTGCTGGTCACCGGCCCCACCGGATCAGGAAAATCCACCACCCTGGCCGCGCTGATCGATTACATTAACTCGAACTTCAACCGCCACATCGTCACCATTGAGGAGCCGATCGAATTCGTGCACCGCAACAAGAAATCCATCATCACCCAGCGTGAGGTGCCGATCCAGACACCATCATTCGCCGATGGCCTGCGCGCCGTGCTGCGTGAAGATGCCGATATCGTGCTAGTGGGTGAGATGCGGGATCTGGAAACCATTTCCCTCGCCCTGACCGCAGCCGAGACCGGCCTGTTAGTCTTCGGAACCCTGCACACCAACAACGCCCGTAAAACCGTCGACCGTATTGTCGACGTCTTCCCTGCCGATCAGCAGAGTCAGGTCCGCACCATGTTGGCAGCCTCCCTGCGAGGTGTCGTTGCCCAGCTGCTGATGAAGCGCTGTGACAAACCTGGCCGTGCCGCGGTGAATGAAATCATGTTCGCCAACACTGCCGTCTCCGCGATTATCCGTGAGGGGGCCACTCAGAAGCTCTACGATGTCATCATCGGTGGTAAAGCCGAAGGCATGCAGTTCATGGATGAAGCCATCTGGGATAAACTCCAGTCCGGTATGGTCACTCCACAGGAGGCCTACATGAAAGCGATCGATAAGACCCGCTTTAAGAAATTCCTCCCACAGGATCTTGCCCACCTCGGAGATGCCTCCGGAGACAGCCCTCTGGAGCACTAA
- a CDS encoding type IV pilus twitching motility protein PilT, protein MSDIPVYDHVDQYLSVGIEYGCSDIHLPTAYPPAWRRFGQLQPIWEAAEPLTSEQTEQLTKSFLAEKEWNRLQEKGDVDFAYQNEQGRFRASVVKQRLGYDICFRIIDTTVRTMEELGLPVESLLPLTRYQNGLLLVTGSVGSGKSTTLASIADFINTDREDHILTLEDPIEYVLESKNCHVNQREVHTHTDSFPKALRGALREDPDVIVVGEMRDLETISLALTAAETGHLVLATLHTGNAPRTLDRILDVFPVDQRDQIRIMVSESLRGIISQQLVPKSDGTGRELAIELLVNTAAVSNCIREGKTYMLPGIMQTGKNVGMITMDDSLRQLYVKGTVDQEEILFRSEDKSQMREFFSM, encoded by the coding sequence ATGTCTGACATTCCGGTCTACGACCACGTTGATCAATATTTATCGGTAGGTATCGAATACGGTTGCTCCGATATTCACCTACCCACCGCTTATCCACCTGCATGGCGCCGATTCGGCCAGCTCCAGCCTATCTGGGAAGCTGCCGAGCCGCTGACCTCCGAGCAGACCGAGCAGCTCACCAAGTCCTTCTTGGCCGAAAAAGAGTGGAACCGTCTGCAAGAAAAGGGCGACGTCGACTTTGCTTATCAGAATGAGCAAGGACGTTTCCGTGCCTCGGTGGTCAAACAACGTTTGGGATACGATATTTGTTTCCGTATCATCGACACCACAGTGCGCACCATGGAAGAGCTCGGCCTGCCCGTGGAATCGCTGCTGCCGCTGACACGTTACCAAAACGGACTGCTGCTGGTCACCGGCTCCGTGGGCTCGGGTAAATCCACCACCCTGGCCTCGATCGCCGATTTCATCAATACCGATCGCGAAGACCACATCCTGACACTGGAAGATCCCATTGAATACGTTCTGGAATCGAAAAACTGCCACGTCAACCAACGCGAAGTTCACACCCACACCGACTCCTTCCCGAAGGCGCTGCGCGGTGCTCTCCGTGAGGATCCGGATGTGATTGTGGTGGGGGAAATGCGCGACCTGGAGACGATCTCGCTGGCGCTGACGGCAGCGGAGACCGGTCACTTGGTGCTCGCCACCCTGCACACCGGCAACGCCCCGCGGACGCTCGACCGTATTCTCGACGTATTCCCTGTCGATCAACGGGACCAGATCCGGATCATGGTTTCCGAGTCCTTGCGCGGCATTATTTCCCAACAGCTCGTGCCCAAGTCCGACGGCACTGGCCGCGAGTTGGCGATCGAGCTGCTAGTCAACACCGCTGCAGTTTCCAACTGTATTCGTGAAGGCAAGACCTACATGCTGCCCGGCATCATGCAAACGGGTAAAAACGTCGGCATGATCACCATGGACGACTCCTTGCGTCAACTTTACGTCAAGGGAACCGTGGACCAGGAAGAAATCCTCTTCCGCAGCGAAGACAAATCACAGATGCGTGAGTTCTTCAGCATGTAA
- a CDS encoding 7-carboxy-7-deazaguanine synthase QueE gives MADATLKLACLNGQAEIFHSIQGEGVSTGCPSVFVRASLCNLHCIWCDTDYTWNWEGTPWQHENDAYPNYRKFKREEYLTELPVEDVAAIVAGYPCQRVILTGGEPLLQDQAWQALMQRLLAENPAYYFEVETNGTQLPSEGFDQLVHQYNVSAKLANSGNAKELRRRGEAMRFFARSNKAWFKFVIASEDDLAEVEELIAEYALPTDRILLMPEGRSEEALQQRRLWLADLCRGRNYRFSDRLHIQLWGAKRGV, from the coding sequence ATGGCCGACGCCACACTCAAACTCGCCTGCCTGAACGGACAGGCGGAGATTTTCCACAGCATCCAGGGCGAAGGTGTCAGCACCGGCTGCCCCTCGGTGTTCGTGCGTGCCTCGCTGTGCAACCTTCACTGCATCTGGTGCGATACCGATTACACCTGGAACTGGGAGGGCACACCGTGGCAGCACGAAAACGATGCCTACCCCAACTACCGGAAATTCAAAAGGGAGGAATACCTGACGGAACTGCCGGTCGAGGACGTGGCGGCCATCGTCGCCGGCTACCCCTGCCAACGGGTGATCCTGACCGGTGGCGAGCCGCTTTTGCAAGATCAGGCGTGGCAGGCACTGATGCAGCGGCTGCTGGCTGAAAACCCGGCCTACTATTTCGAAGTCGAGACCAATGGCACCCAGCTCCCCAGCGAGGGCTTCGATCAGCTGGTGCATCAATACAACGTCTCCGCCAAGCTGGCGAACTCGGGCAATGCCAAGGAGCTCCGCCGCCGGGGCGAGGCGATGCGCTTCTTTGCTCGGTCGAACAAGGCGTGGTTCAAATTTGTCATCGCCAGCGAAGACGATCTCGCCGAGGTGGAAGAACTGATCGCCGAGTATGCGCTGCCGACCGATCGCATCCTACTGATGCCGGAAGGACGCAGCGAGGAAGCCCTACAGCAACGGCGCCTCTGGCTCGCCGATCTTTGCCGCGGTCGGAACTACCGCTTTAGCGATCGGCTCCACATCCAACTCTGGGGTGCAAAAAGAGGAGTTTGA
- a CDS encoding sugar phosphate isomerase/epimerase family protein has translation MNHSRRGFLKTTLAATAAITGSQLPGCADRPKDAETKPGGDRFQLSLAEWSLHRTIRKGELKNIDFPRYAKEKFGIHGVEYVNSFFKQQAKDMAYLKDLKGRADSEGVRNVLIMCDGEGQLGAKQEKARLQTVENHKKWVEAAKFLGCHSIRVNAGGPGSREELAKQVIDGLTRLSTFAKDFDINVIVENHGGLSSDGAWLADVLKTVGMDNCGALPDFGNFHQYDRYQGIKDLMPYAKGVSAKSREFNAEGDEVQTDYLKAMKLVAEAGYEGYVGIEYEGKTLSEHDGIVATKKLLERVFPQV, from the coding sequence ATGAACCATTCACGCAGAGGATTTCTGAAAACCACACTCGCCGCCACCGCAGCCATCACCGGAAGCCAGCTCCCGGGCTGCGCGGATCGCCCGAAGGATGCTGAGACAAAACCGGGCGGCGACCGATTCCAGCTCTCGCTCGCCGAGTGGTCGCTGCACCGCACCATCCGCAAGGGTGAGTTGAAAAACATCGATTTCCCCCGCTACGCCAAGGAAAAATTCGGCATCCACGGCGTGGAATACGTTAACAGCTTCTTCAAACAACAGGCCAAGGACATGGCCTACCTCAAGGACCTCAAGGGACGCGCCGACAGCGAAGGTGTCCGCAACGTCCTGATCATGTGCGACGGCGAAGGCCAACTGGGCGCCAAGCAGGAAAAAGCCCGCCTGCAAACTGTGGAGAACCACAAGAAGTGGGTGGAAGCGGCAAAATTCCTCGGCTGCCACTCCATCCGCGTCAACGCCGGAGGCCCCGGCTCACGCGAAGAATTGGCCAAACAAGTCATCGACGGTCTGACTCGACTCAGCACCTTCGCCAAGGACTTCGACATCAACGTGATCGTGGAAAACCACGGCGGTCTCTCCTCGGACGGAGCATGGCTGGCTGACGTGCTGAAAACAGTCGGCATGGACAACTGCGGAGCCCTGCCCGACTTCGGCAACTTCCACCAATACGATCGCTATCAGGGCATCAAGGACCTGATGCCCTACGCCAAGGGCGTCTCCGCCAAAAGCCGCGAGTTCAATGCCGAGGGCGACGAAGTGCAGACCGACTACCTGAAGGCGATGAAACTCGTCGCGGAAGCCGGCTACGAAGGTTACGTCGGGATTGAATACGAAGGAAAAACACTCTCCGAGCACGATGGCATCGTGGCCACCAAGAAACTGCTCGAGCGCGTTTTCCCACAGGTTTAA
- a CDS encoding cob(I)yrinic acid a,c-diamide adenosyltransferase — translation MSIITKRGDDGFTDAMYGGRLPKDAPEVVACGDVDELNAALGMLRVSGLSSELVEEIDTIQSHLVALMGLLSVPAAKREEYLADGFPSVTQAEVDWLESIAVEMPTKFNGWVRPGASGSVPAAWMDMARTVCRRAERSAWQVPEVSSEACQFLNRLSDILWLWARKLEAAASGE, via the coding sequence ATGAGTATTATTACCAAGCGAGGCGACGATGGCTTCACCGATGCAATGTATGGCGGACGATTGCCGAAAGATGCCCCGGAGGTGGTGGCCTGCGGTGATGTCGATGAACTCAATGCCGCACTTGGCATGCTGCGGGTTTCAGGCCTGTCGTCGGAGCTGGTGGAGGAGATCGATACCATTCAGTCCCATTTGGTGGCGCTGATGGGTTTGCTGTCGGTGCCGGCGGCGAAACGGGAGGAGTATCTGGCGGATGGTTTTCCCTCGGTGACTCAGGCTGAAGTTGATTGGCTGGAAAGCATCGCCGTGGAGATGCCGACGAAGTTCAACGGCTGGGTGCGACCCGGTGCCAGCGGCAGTGTGCCGGCGGCGTGGATGGACATGGCGCGCACGGTGTGCCGTCGTGCCGAGCGCAGCGCCTGGCAGGTGCCTGAGGTGTCCTCGGAGGCTTGCCAATTTCTCAATCGCCTCTCCGATATCCTCTGGCTGTGGGCGCGGAAGCTGGAAGCGGCCGCTAGCGGTGAATGA